In the genome of Carya illinoinensis cultivar Pawnee chromosome 13, C.illinoinensisPawnee_v1, whole genome shotgun sequence, the window AAAGAAGACATTGATTATCATGAAACCTTCTCTCCTGTCTCTAAGAAGGATTTGTTGAGGATAATCATGGCTTTAAtagctcattttgatttaaagttatatcaaatggatgtgaaaatgACTTTTCTTAATGGGGATCTTGATGAAGTGGTATACATGAAACAACCTGAGGGTTTCAGTGACGACAGTCATAAAGTATGTAAATTGAATAAGTCTctttatggactaaaacaagTTTTCCGTCAATGGTATTTAAAGTTTCACAAGATTATTATCTAATAcgattttattgaaaatcttgttgatcaatatatatactttaaagTTAGTGGAAGCAAATACATTTTCTTAGTCCTATATGTAGACAATATTCTTCTTACAAGCAGTGATTTGAGATTGTTACATGAGACTAAACAATTTCTCTcccaaaactttgaaatgaaggatatgAGTGAGCCTCTTATGTCATTGGCATAGAGATTCACAAAGATAGGAAACAAAGAGTCTTAGGACTGTCTCAAAAGGCCTACATTGAAAAAGTTTTATAGAGATTCAGTATGAAAGATTGTAAAGCGTCTGTAGCTCCTATAATCAAAGGtgataaatttcataaaggACAATCACGTGAAAATGCATTAGAACAAGATCAGATGAAAAGTGTACCTTATGCATCTGCAGTGGGTAGCTTGATGTATGCTCAAATTTGTACCCGTCCAGACATATGTCTAGCAGTTGGATTATTGGGTCGCTATCAAAGTAACCCAGGACTTCAACATTGGATAGCTACAAAGAAGGTGATGCGGTATTTGCAAGGAACTAAGAATTACATGCTAACCTACAGGCATACAGAAAATTTGCAAGTGGTTGGCTATTCAGATTCGGATTTTGTCGGTTGTGTAGACACCAGAAAGTCTATTTCTGGATATATCTTTCTTCTTGCTGAAGGAGCTATATCTTGGAAGAGTACGAAGCAATCTATAGTTGCTACGTCTACTATGGAGGCACAATTTATTGCGTGCTATGAAGCAACGACACAAGCCATATGGttgaagaattttatttctggtTTTAAAATTGTCGATTCTATTCAAAAACCAATAAagattatttgtgataataCCGCTGCAGTGTTATTctcaaagaacaataaaagaggAAGCAGAAGCAAGCATATCGACATAAATTATTTAAGTGTGAGAGAGAGCATCAAATATAATGTGGTGTATATTGAGCACACCAGTACAGATTTGATGTTAGCTGATCTAATGACTAAAGGTTTATCGGTAAAACAGTTTCAGGGTCATGTGGATCATATAGGCCTAACTAAAGTGTAATTTCTCATGTCACTGTATATTTCACAAAGAATAAAGTTGAATTTAGTTTCAGTTTTGTGCATAAAGTAACGAATTCATCATATCCATTGGGTGATTAAGTTGGACTCGAATGACTTTTAATAGTTGttcataaagtatttttaaggAATACTGTGTATTGTGACACATGGAAGGGAAATGTTCACTATAAAGAGCAATACTACCATGGTTCGTATATAGGATACCTTAACAGAATTAAGGGCATTATTTTAGCCATTTCGGTTTTACCTATTAAGTgaaccaagtgggagaatgttagacttttggttttcctagaaaacctTTGTTTTCTCTAAATTGGTTCGTTtcatctaagatgatacacttcaTCTATCAAGTATAGGTAATTACCCTTCATAAATAAAGTGGCGACCCCtgctatttttttatagatgaaATAATGAGGGCAGCCTAAAAGTTGTAGGAGTAATAAATAAGGGTCTATAGTCTTGCATATATAAAGGAGCTTGTGTTTTCCATTAGACATACCTAAAAAGTTTTAAGGCAAAAGGCTAGAAGTCAATTCCCTACAAAATCTTTAGTCTCTTTTGTAGATTTGAAACTTTCTAATTATCAAGCATAAATGGCCGGATGTAAAAGATCCTATAgatctttttattcattaaagttattttcttaTAGTACGATGAAGATAAAAgcgaaaatattaatttatggcCCAAAAATTATTTAGTCGGTAGTTTGGAATGGTTAAAATTAAAGTATAATTGTGAGTCTggtatatgaaatttttaaataacttaGCTAGGCCAACATTTAACTTTGGTTAAGCCACTATTAATGCTctaaacttacaaattgatatctttatattgtaaaattatttttattaaaaaataaatttaacatgtaatataaaatcatttaatttgtgaatttattttaattagattttctCGTGATCATGGTACTTCAAGTACTGTCTTAAGTTCTAAACAAAATTGGACTCAACATTTACTTCAAATTGCAATACCCGCTTTTAAAAAAACTTAGCTAATGAATCCTTTTAACAATTGTATTTTTGCGACCATCCATTAGACCATATAGTTTATTTTGCCACAATTAATTGTAATATCTAAATTGTCCTATACTTAATCTCGTCTTTTGAATATTGGTTGAGGCTCTCTTCTCTcttgattctatttttttaattagtattGGGTGTCCAAGAATAACGTCCCGACTAATCTTAGGGATGAGCAATGAGTTTTTCATAAATACACAttaagtaatttaaaaaaaaatgttccaaTCCAATGACCTTTAAAGATTATTTACACTCAAGGAAATTTGAACCTTAAATCTCGAGGGAGCATACTCCCAAATCCAAAACCTTTACCAGTTGAGCCAACCCACAATGACATAAACATATCTTCCTTCTTTTTAGTTGCACACTTGTTTACAAATTGTTGGGGACAAATCATAGATCATGTTTTTAAGGATCACTGAGATCAGGGATTCGACtccaaaatatcaaataaatagaGTTGCCATTCGGTTAAAGAACCATTGACTTAAGACCAACAATAATTAAATATGAGAGGAAGAGGCCGAAACGGAACTGGTTCACAATAAAAAGcataagataaatttataaataattgtattaaATAAGTTTACACGCATGAAAagatcttataaaataaattttaaattaacgtaattttataaaaataattttacaaattacttttataaaattatttgataatgTTGTTTTAAGTGTGCTGTAATTATgaatcctatttttttttttttcccaatctgTATTTTCTTGCCTGACaattaaatttacatattaGCGTCCCCAAACAAACCATTAAATTATAATCATGCATAATTTAAGAAtctttaaatttatcatttacgaaaaggaaaatgatacacactaacttattttttcaatattttatataattatattttaaataaggattatttttataaaataatttaaaaaaataatactattatttacataatttatatagtaaaatttgatttataaaatttatattttaaattaaattatatcatataaatattgtattatATGCATCCACTTAacaatataatttctcttttacaGGCGAATTCGCGAACTGATTGCAGACGAAACACCATGATAGATGACGtcaaattttttatacattttatattactattttcctattttatatagaataatttacatataattataaattatacaaccatcacgtaattatttaaaaaaataatatttattaacaaaaaattaattttttatataaattttatattttatttatttttttaaaaataattatataaagattacataatttataattataaatatcttttatctttcatatatctacttttttttttatttatttttaatagaaaacaAATTCTTTTAGTACTTATCATCAGTCTGTCCTGACACTTGTAACTCCACGTCTtccttatttataatttattatcagTTTAAATTGCCAGTGCGAAAGGATATTTCAATTTCTGACCGTAAAGAGCTAGGAAAAGAACGAGGAGAACGAAAGGAAAAACGATACCAAATACTTGGCTGAGGAGCTGTGTCTTTCTCACGACTATTGGCCATGCTTTCTCTCTTTTGTTTTGCTCTCTTCAGAATAAGAGCAATGGAGATAAATGGCCACTAGTATATGCGCAAGATATGGTTTCGCTTTGCCTAACTCCTTTGCCACCTTCACCACCACCTGCCCACCCTCGCAAACTCTTTGAATCTTCTTCTTTGTCTTTGAATAGTTATCGTTCTATCGCGGGAGGAGCTTTAAAGCCCATAGTCGTTAATGGAAACCCACCCACTTTTGTTTCCGCTCCTGGGCGCCGAATTGTTGCTGGTTTGTTTTCACCGCACGtccttgttcttcttctttgtattttttggtattttttggcTTTACAAAGTAGACTTCGGTATGCCCGATTGCCCATGTTATCTTTGATGGTATATTTGGATTGTTTTTTGCCCTTGATTTGTAGAAGTTGGGTGGCAGGCATTCAGTTACTGACATTAGAATTTGAATGGCTAGTTCCTGTGTTTTACTTCTGTCATGGCTTTGGAAATGAATGGCACAGAAAGTCCaattaaatttagcattttCTAGGCAATATTTAGCTGTCTACTGAAAGAACCTGAGTCCACCCGTTTGATAAAATTGCAAATTCTGTATGTGgaactccttttttatttacTAACCAAAAGATTTAGCTGCCATAAGTCGTTTCAccaaatatttgtattttgtatttagaTATCCTGTCTTCTTATTTGACATGCATGTACAGTTGGGgatcttcatggagaccttgacaAAGCAAGATGTGCACTTGAGATGGCTGGCGTGTTGAGTTCTGATGGTCAAGACTCATGGACAGGTGGAGAGACGGTATGCTCTTTACTTGCACGAGAAGAAAAGTTAGCGTTGAGTTCGTGAGGAAGTCTATTATAATTAAGTTCTGCTGCAGTTCTATACTTGCTATATGTGAATTTACAATTGCTATTTGTTTCATGCCAGAGTAATGAAATAGTATACAATTAAGTAAATGAGAAGAGATGCAATTCACGAAATTGGgggatatataaatttatagagCCAATGAGCAATTACTTGCCACATTGAGAGGGTTGGCTTGTGAAATACACTTTAAAAAGATATACTATCTTCTTATTGGTCCATTCTGAGCATGAAAGGACTAGATGTGCAGTTCTCTAGATGAATTGCCCATGTAGGGAGCTTATTGTGTTATTCTTCTGCTGAAAGCAGGTAAGTTCCTACAGCTTTTATTGGTTCTTTCTTTGCTGACTCAGGTATTAGTTCAGCTTGGAGATATACTAGATCGAGGTGAAGATGAGATAGCTATTTTATCCTTGTTGAGATCATTGGATATACAGGCAAAAGCCGAAGGTGGAGCAGTTTTTCAGGTTTGTGCTGCTAAAAGTGAACAGCTCTGAACACTCTTGCAAAAATGCATGTGATGCTCAAGTCACTCTCTTGTAATGATTTTCTATTCATGTGTTAGGGAAGGATGATGTTTCTATTTGACATCTTAAGATAGCTATTAACTCCAAGAAAGTGTCACTGATTCGTTTGGATTCCCTCTTTCAAATTTCTGAGTTGTTGTACTTATTCTAGTTGACTTGAAAAAGTGTTTctgaaacttttggaattaccTTTCTAAATCTTCTTATCTCAGTTTATATGCTGTTAACATTCTTCATCTGGTTTTAGGTGAATGGGAATCATGAGACCATGAATGTTGAAGGGGATTTCAGATATGTTGAATCAGGGGCATTTCACGAGTGTGTGGATTTCCTTGAATACTTGGATGAATGCAGATGTGACTGGGAAGAAGCTTTTGTTAGCTGGATTGGTGTGGCTGAAAGATGTAAAGAAGATAGGAAAATGTCCCAAAATTATTGGGGTCCATTGAACTTGGTGAAGGTACCAAAATTCTCTTTCCTATTAATTAACTTTTGGAACTAATAGTTTTTATCTTGTTTTCTTCTCAATAGTCAGGAACAACTGTTGATAAATGGTTTCTGTTATTCTTTTTACTAGTACTTTGTTGATATTAGACTATGAGAAAAAGGTTCCTGTTGGCAGCCACATTGTCTGGCTCACTTCCATTCATAAAATTGGAAGCGCATGAATATAGGTTGAAGTT includes:
- the LOC122290896 gene encoding secreted RxLR effector protein 161-like; the encoded protein is MKDCKASVAPIIKGDKFHKGQSRENALEQDQMKSVPYASAVGSLMYAQICTRPDICLAVGLLGRYQSNPGLQHWIATKKVMRYLQGTKNYMLTYRHTENLQVVGYSDSDFVGCVDTRKSISGYIFLLAEGAISWKSTKQSIVATSTMEAQFIACYEATTQAIWLKNFISGFKIVDSIQKPIKIICDNTAAVLFSKNNKRGSRSKHIDINYLSVRESIKYNVVYIEHTSTDLMLADLMTKGLSVKQFQGHVDHIGLTKV
- the LOC122292806 gene encoding shewanella-like protein phosphatase 1 → MVSLCLTPLPPSPPPAHPRKLFESSSLSLNSYRSIAGGALKPIVVNGNPPTFVSAPGRRIVAVGDLHGDLDKARCALEMAGVLSSDGQDSWTGGETVLVQLGDILDRGEDEIAILSLLRSLDIQAKAEGGAVFQVNGNHETMNVEGDFRYVESGAFHECVDFLEYLDECRCDWEEAFVSWIGVAERCKEDRKMSQNYWGPLNLVKRQKGVIARSMLLRPGGLLACELAQHAVILKVNDWVFCHGGLLPHHVAYGIERMNREVSHWMRGLSEGENSPQVPFIATRGYDSVVWNRLYSSDISDLEDYQIKQIHAILEETLQAVGAKAMVVGHTPQTVGVNCKYNSSIWRIDVGMSSGVLNSRPEVLEIRDNMARVVRSRRDTYNQLQLADYTNNQSK